One Apium graveolens cultivar Ventura unplaced genomic scaffold, ASM990537v1 ctg3634, whole genome shotgun sequence genomic region harbors:
- the LOC141701249 gene encoding uncharacterized protein LOC141701249, translated as MEVLTAILSKKSQEPVFTFHSLAKSELMSHILFADDIFLFCKGIFSSINVLLDGVDEFSEASGLVVNLSKCNIFFSNVPLFTVSAALQRSGFIWGDLPIKFLGIPLVSKRLTAADCVPLINNLCAQILHWTSKFLSQAGRLQLIRLVLFAIQSFWASSSFSMWHDPWLGGRTLLDLFGFEIISLAESSNFALVRESLLNDSWNIAPSNHTLMMELRNLLNNTEISSSNRILWDDLSTIKTSDIWYSLRSRKPQVAWFHFVWHKVKVPKAAFLLWLAIRNRLLTRDRMIRFGISTPIHCPLCLTDLESRDHLFFSCFYSRIIISHCQVLVPSN; from the exons ATGGAAGTCCTGACAGCTATTCTCTCAAAGAAATCTCAGGAGCCAGTATTTACTTTCCACTCTTTAGCAAAGTCGGAACTAATGTCTCACATTCTTTTCGCTGATGACATATTTCTATTTTGCAAAGGTATTTTTTCCTCTATCAATGTACTGTTGGATGGAGTGGATGAATTCTCTGAAGCTTCAGGTCTTGTTGTTAATCTGAGTAAATGTAACATCTTTTTCTCCAATGTTCCTCTTTTTACGGTGTCTGCCGCTTTGCAACGTTCGGGGTTCATTTGGGGGGACCTTCCTATCAAATTTCTAGGGATCCCTTTAGTCTCCAAAAGACTTACTGCAGCAGATTGTGTTCCCCTGATTAACAATTTATGTGCTCAAATTCTCCACTGGACTTCGAAATTTTTATCCCAGGCTGGAAGATTACAACTTATCCGTTTGGTGCTTTTTGCTATCCAAAGTTTTTGG GCCTCTTCTTCCTTTTCCATGTGGCATGATCCCTGGCTTGGAGGGAGAACCTTGCTGGATTTGTTCGGGTTCGAGATCATCTCCTTAGCTGAATCTTCTAATTTTGCTCTTGTTAGAGAATCTCTTTTGAATGACTCTTGGAATATTGCTCCTTCTAATCACACTTTAATGATGGAACTTCGGAATCTTTTGAACAATACTGAAATTTCTTCTTCTAATAGGATTCTCTGGGACGACCTATCCACCATTAAGACTTCAGACATATGGTATTCTCTGCGTTCTAGGAAACCTCAGGTTGCATGGTTTCACTTTGTTTGGCATAAGGTCAAAGTCCCTAAAGCAGCCTTTCTCTTATGGTTAGCTATTAGAAATCGCTTGCTTACGAGAGACAGAATGATTCGTTTTGGGATTTCCACCCCTATTCATTGCCCTTTGTGTCTCACTGATTTGGAATCTAGGGATCACCTGTTCTTCTCATGCTTCTACTCGAGGATTATTATCAGCCATTGTCAAGTTCTTGTCCCGTCTAATTGA